From Malaya genurostris strain Urasoe2022 chromosome 2, Malgen_1.1, whole genome shotgun sequence:
TGATTAGGAATAGAGCATCGTTTCCAATTGGATTACGAATTAGATGCAACTACCAAATTCCGACTCGGATCGGTTCGGAACCAAGTTCCAGACGAGTTAACTGGGATAAATTTGTTCCGTTTGACATCATgttgaatgcaaaaaaaaaacaagttttgcTCActctaaaaactttttttaagagGCAAAACAGTAAATTAGTATTGCACTTGTTCTCCATCAGATTACACCGTGAAATATTGGTTTCCAGTTAAATGTTGAAATGAAGGCTTGAAATCTCTGCAGTCTTCGgtctaccggaagtcggatccttccTTAATCTCATAACCACCTATGCGAtcataatactaataatttGAAACTTAGTTTGTGTAAGCCGCTTCACCTagtaaaatttcataaaaattcatGGTTTCATTGtatcttttatttgagtctaagtttttgaaaatcggtctaacCGTCTACGATAAATTGAAGTAacttccattttagagtttttaaTCACAATTTTCGGTACTTCAGTACTATTACCGGaatgagtttgttttttttttcataaactaaCAAAACCTAACTGACCAGTTTCGAACAATTCGCTTCTTTTGCAATGTCACTAATAACGAAAACCTCTAGAATAAAATTGTTGCGTTTATTACTTGTAACTctgcaaccggaagtcggatccaaatgaaactatttgaaTTTTCACTTGAATATTGTATAAAAATCCATGGACTCAGAAGATTGTTTTTGAAGTGGTCTTTTTCGAGGAAAGTTAGGgcccatatttttttttgcatcaacCACCTTGTAATTCATTGTTATTTAGTGTCggattacaagacctttcatttgagcaaaacaaagccttggtattacattccttatgTGGAGTTTgacctgtttcaacagacttcgtaacCGATTCAAAGcgaacagaaccattgcatgactggtgctacgatcctactgatactaagaatccttccaggtcggaacatatgacaaccggcttgtaagatcagcttcctatgcattgaaccaccaatccgGGTAAACTGCCTTCATTCGAAACTAAGATCAAATCGACCCTGTAAATTCCGAGAAAAGCGAGTGTACAAAATTGTCataacacacaaacacacatccAAATTTGGCGGTTTCGACGAATTGattcgaataaaaattgttcaaaactcggttttcatagtgattgtatttatgataaaggcaaaaatacttgaaatgatGTTCGCCGAACGGAAAACGAAGAAGCGCGAAGATAAGACATTCTGTCGCTAGGTACCACGCATGCTGACTTCGAACTGAAAACATGAACGCGAGCACATTTCGGAAGCGTGTTTGATCATCCTGTCATCGAGATCGGGTGGACTCTTGGCGTCGATTGGTAACTGCTAATCACTATCACGCGTTAGAGAGTAAAATTAAAGCCCGGCCATGGACACGAGTTGACAGGAGTGCTTTCAAACGATCTAATGAATCGGGAAGGTAATGGTGACGGCTTTTCTGGGAAGGTCATAGAATAATTTTCGTTGACAGTGAGTATTAttgtgcttttttttttgaagagatTGAAGGTTGAAATCTCACAGAAACGGTCTTACATTGAGTGAAAAACATATTTGATTCTAGACACAGAAGCAACGCAACCATAGCTAAAATTAACGATTGAGGGCTCTTATTGCTTATCCATCCGCCTTATTCGTCCAATTCGGTTCCTCTGGACTATACCGTACCCAAACTCATCAATAAGAAGAATTCAGCTTGCACGAGGAGCTCATCGACGTCGCGAAGGAGTGTTTGGCTGACCTTTCAGAAAATTACTTTTTGTGTAGAATCAAATCGACCTAAAAGGGGAGGGATACACTGACCATACAGTTAAGTTTCACTGTACAATGTAATTACGAATGAATCATCGCTTCTCCAAAGAAGACTACTAAAGTGGTTTTAAAACAAACGCTCGATTGCCTTTGGACGCTTTAGTTTATTCTTTCACTGTTCATGTTTCTTTTTTCCAATCAGCAAACTTTGTATTCGATGTATGccgaaacatttttctcggtGCTCGAGGTTGGTATAACTCTTGCCCGTTATGACCTACTCTTGTATAAATCAGATAAAAAGAGATGAGTAAGAGTAGAGCTAACGGCTCTATAATCGAAAGTGAAAAAAAGATTGAAGAAGGTAAAATCATGAAAccctatttttttcatttagcgATCAATTTTAGACATAGTCGATATTTTTCTAGCTATAAAAATGATGTTCTAAATGtgggatattactttttttggAGTTGCAATTGTATCACAGGAATAATTGCAAACTAGGCGTGTAAAATTTGCGGTTGAAGAGAAATAAGCATAGCTTTAACCTTCACATTCAACCAGATTTCCGTTCCTCGTCAGCGCTAGGTAACCGGTTTTTTTCGCATATTTTCTTCTGTTCGAGTTCATGACTGCTACCTACACCGATGAGGTTGTGTACGGCTAACCAACAAGTAAGTCTCCAACCGTCCGAGAGTTTATTTATTCTGCAGCCTCTGCGATACGTCAACAAACGCAGTcagactaactaactaactaactaaccatCTAACTACTATGCCAATTAGCTCGTTTGCAAACTGTTCCCCCTAACGTTATCAAGTTCAAGTCGATGCTACAGCATATTACGCACCCAGTTGTGTGGTAGCGATCGCCCTCCAGGGATGGTTGTGTAGCAATTTTCGTCGTAGCGAACTGGTTATCATCAAGGTGCAGCTTCGAACGCGTCACCCGCCGAACAGCACCGGACGTGTATACATTCATATttctgtttgtgtttgtgtgcaGAAACCGACGAACCGATCAAGATTAATCCAATCCAATATAAACTATTAAACTGTGTCTTGGAAGAGTGCCGGTTGGACAGTTTTTAGTCTGGTCACAATCGTTCTGTGTTTCCTACATATCACCAAATCCATATTTCAATTTGAATCCTCTGACAAGTTTTAAAATCTTGTAACGTTTGTCATTTTGATAAAGTTGCCATCATTACCTTTTGGTTATCCGCTACCATCCAATGAATATTATGAGCCGGTCCTTTTGCTCGCTGTTTTTAGCACAGAACACTAGACGATTACAACTtatcaattatttatttttacggGCTCTTTCCGTTTTAGGGACTGTCGGACccaaaaaagtcagaaaaaagtctATGTCAAATCGTTGGGGAAAGAAAAATCCCAAGAGCATCAGAAACTCCCTCCGCCCTTCGTTTTATCTGCGTTCCGGATGGCGAACATAAGCGATTTATTTTGCAaggattttctttttttttcgtcagCTCACTGATATTTATCTAGATGAATAGCAAAGTAAAAAACTTGAACTGTCCAGTAGTATAGCATAGAAGTAGGAACATCATTTCTCGACAGGcaaaaaatttagcgaaaagcACTAAGCATTTCCTTTTCGacaatcaccctcattcttgtttacgtccgtatccgcaatacgacgaacgggtactttcgaacgaatacgaataagccattcttgttttcactcgaatgaattcgaacgcgactcgtttgccacaaaatattcaaatatcagtaaactttttaaaataaatgctaagccttgatgtaatcagtccaattcatgtgattaaccatatgcgaaacgctagaatgtatgccattttagtttcaaacgaaacgtgtattcgaacatcattcgtacgaacgaaatgtcccattcccgtttacggacgaatagacgaaatgccgtggtttcgattcgtcagtttaatgttgcgaatcaaccgttcgaacacattgaaaaaagtttaaccgatctctaacaaaattattttcgaatctaaaggtgatttttaatcaaatcataaatttgtgttttgcataaatcatttagaaagcaaagcagtatagtaaaatgttgttttttttctggggagcctttgaatatatgcgaggttcaaagtttttacgcatcaattttgcatctattaagtactttatggaaaatacgccatgggtaaacatgctttattttatattaaatgcatgattttaccaatgaaataaatatgtaggctatcgaaaacatgacaaattcaacatatttttcgcagatactactgatcggactgctatttcaaatgcttttttttactttgcacgaagtttaatttgaaaattttttttttaccgacttgaataaaattggtcctgagtacgatatttatttattatgtagcattcgtcacttccttgatgcttgcaATCTTCCTTAAAAATCTACCTGCGctaccgatccttcttttgcacaggaatcgcgtacgtacacgttcgagtgaaaacaagaatggcttgttcgcattcgttcgaaagcatgtgttcgtcgtatggtcgatacggacgtaagcaaacatgatgatacaaaatcagtgaaaaaaacaagtcaaataacaaatgatatcaaagatttttatttacaactcaaatctgtaccagaactgatagtttaaagttggatgggcgttgtttttatgcatgtacgatggttaaaagtgtgattgattcgaacgtaaacgggaatacgaatttgctatactttcgaacgtatcgcatacggccgtaaacaagaatgagggtgaatatgttttcagatggTGCCCTAATTAGATGTGTCTCTTTTGACGTTGGTTCTAACTGCCGTCATTATAAACCATGTATAGTTTTGTTCTCTAGCTTCACCCTTTGAAAAAAAGTTCGCTAAGAATATCGTAGACTTCTTGGTATACTTTATATACTGAACTTTGGAAAAAACTTTTACCGGAGCATTCTGTTGGATTTTGTTCCTAATGGTCTTCACAAATTATCAAAAAGTAATCGTTGATTACTTGAGAATTCTATTTTGTCCCCTAATTGAAACTAACATGTGAATCAGTAAATGCTTAGGGTTAGctaagaaaaacacttgttttttaaaCTCAATTCATTCATTAACATAACACATGGGCGTAAAAGTCCCTGGTCGAAAAAAGAGAACACGATATTTTTTAGTACAAGCGCCGctttaacatttcaataccccttttgtagaacgatttatcttttgcctcaaagtaggcctcagtttcaacgataacctcttcattcgtgcgaaatttcttacaggcgagcatttttttcaggtctgcgaacatccAGTACGCGAATACGGTGCATGTAGGAGCAATTTGAAGTTCAGATCATGTTGTTTTGCCATTGTCAttgatgaaataattttttttctatatctatgcggtcgtttctttgctgtTACATACAAATCGAAGAAAAGCGAATCCTTTGAGCGTGATGACAATCAGCAGCTAAAAGCTGTTAAATTTATTAATGAATTAATTCAACTGTATCACAATTTTACTTACATTGGTCGCTAACTCTCATCTATTGCGAACACGATGATTTTTGCCCTTATAGTGGCTTAACCTCAAACCTGCACTAAATGCGACGATTTCAGTAATACCTAGAGATTTAGGTTTAAGAGTTCAGTAATTCACTTTAAATCAAATGTACTTACAAATATACATATTACTTTAAATCAAATGTACTTACAAATTATAAACCGCTTAaattatttcaactgaatactgAGTTCAATGCGAGCTCATCTAAATTGCCAAGTCATTTCCGCCTATATTGCTTGACATAACTCGCCACCTGATTCCGTCACCGTAACTGACATCAAACTTAAGTTATCGTTTGACACTTCATCCCAGGGGTGTTTCATGGAGGAATATTTCGAGAGGTGCTAACCGTAACAGTTCCCCGACCCGTAAGGCTGGTCAGGAACTTCTGGACCAGTTTTACCCACTGCTATATCCAATCGCGCCAACTTGGCCACCGGTCTACGAAAAAGTCCGCGTGCAGTTTGTATTACGGCTTCACGAACTCGGCCATCCCGACCTGCTACTACTTGGACCACACGGCCTCGCGTCCATCCGTTGCGTATCTTCTCTTCCACAATGATCACTAGATCCCCGACCGCAATCGGCCTCTCTTCGTCGAACCACTTGGTACGTCGCGCGATAGTGGGAAGATACTCCCTTACCCACCGACTCCAGAATTGATCGATCATAACTCGGCACAAGTTCCATTCATTTCTACAGGCTTGTTTTGGATCTCCCAACGTTCTTGGTGGTTGAATTACACCACTCGAGCTGGATAGAAGAAAGTGGTTTGGCGTTAAAGCCTCCTGTTGGGCCGTCTCTAACGGTATGTATGTCAGGGGTCGCGAGTTCACTACGCTTTCCGCTTCTACTAACAACGTAGCAAGAGTTTCTTCGTTCGGCGTCCGAGACGTGCTTATCGCCGCGAAAGCCGTTTTCACGGATCGCACCAGGCGCTCCCACGCGCCGCCCATATGAGGCGCTCCAGGTGGGTTCAGAATCCATCTCGTGGTTGCATTAGTGAACGTTTCCGCTAGTTGACGGTCGATTTCATTCATCTCTTGTTCAAGCTCGTTGCGCGATCCTACAAAGTTCGTACCCCTATCGCTGCGTATTTCCAAGGGAGCTCCCCTGCGTCCTATAAAACGCCTAATGGTCAGTTTACAGGATTCTGTAGAGAGTGTGTACACGATCTCTAGATGCACTGCTCTCGTTGTCATGCACGTTATCAGTGCGACCCACCGTTTTGCGATGCTTCGATtaatttttacagtgattggtCCGAAATAATCTATACCTATGTATGAGAATGGTCGCACGTACGCCCGTAGCCTAGCCGCTGGAAGTGGAGCCATACGAGGTATCATTGGAACTGGCTTCTTCACCTTACACTCGACGCAATCCTTAGCCACCTTTCGAACGAACGAACGCAGTCGGGAAATGTGAAAACGCTGCCTCATCTCATTGACGATCGTTTCACCATTCGCGTGCAAGTATTTGGAGTGGTACCATTCGACTAACAAACGTGTAGCCCAATGTGCTTTCGGTAAAACTACGGGAAACCTCGTATCGTACGAAGCAAATGCTGCGGCGGCGATTCTACTATCAGAGCGAATAATTCCCGAATTATCCAAATATGGCGATAGCTTGCGAATTTTACTTGATTTTTCtaaacggatttgctgatttgctGAGTTCCCAGCTAGAGCAAGAGCCCTCATTTCATCTGAATAGCATTCGGATTGTATCCACCGAAAGATAGTTTTCTCGCCTTTGTCCAACTCCTCCTGAGATAGCGGTCCTACCAATCGTTGTTCCTTGCTCGCTGTCCGTCGCAAGTTCTGTGAATATCGATGAACGTACGCTACCGTGCGGCACAGACGCATCCATTTAGAAAATCTCTCCCACGCTACAAGTTGTGGTACTACTGTTTCGCGATGCACCATACATGATGACCTCAGCTCTTCGTCGGTCGACTCGTTGTCTGTAAGCATGATCGCAGTCCACTGCTCTTCTGGTAGATAAAGATCATCTTCCCCACGAAACCAGCGACTATTTGAAGAAAGATTGGGACCTTTTCCCCACTTAGTGGCTTCGTCGGCAACGTTTTTCCTTGTCGATATCCAACGCCATTGCTCTACTTTTGATTTAGACAAGATTTCTCCCACTCTACATGCGACGAACTGTCGATACTTGCGATGATCGGAGTTAATCCAGGCGAGTACTACCTTTGAATCGGTCCAAAAAACTACTTTCCCAATGTCCAGCGAGTGTCCACTAAGTACGGTCTTGGCGAAGCGCACACCGATTACTGCTGCCATCAGCTCTAGCCGCGGAATAGAGTGTGCTTTGAGCGGAGCCACCTTCGACTTTCCTCCCACCAGCGCTACACGGATTTCATTCCGAAAAACAGCCCGCAGATATCCAACACAGGCATATGCGTCTTCACTTGCGTCCACGTAGATGTGCAGCTGAAGAGAAATTATATCTTTGATCGACGCCTTTGGGAAGTAACAGCGCGGAATACTAATCTGGTCCAACGAGCGAAACAACTCCGTCCACCGTCTCCATTTATCTCGAAGATTAACCGGAATCGACTCGTCCCATCCTGTTTTAGCCCTCCATAGATCTTGTATTAGTATCTTACCATGGATGAGGAAAAAACAAAGAAATCCAGCGGGGTCGAAAGTACTCATTACAACTCGTAGCGCATGACGTTTGGTTGGGTAATCCTCCTGCTTAGCTAGACACGTGGAGAACGTGAAGACATCACGCGTTCAGTACGCGTTCAGTAGAGCTGGTCTTGTCCAGCTGGAGACACTTCTTCAAGGCTGACTCGCTCTCACCGACCCGTGAGAGAACCTCTGATGAGTTTGAAAGCCAATTCCGAAGATAGAATCCTCCGAAAGAGTGAACCAATTTAACCTCGTTCGCCAGTTTAACCGCCTCTTCAACATCGTCAGCGCTGTCCAAGTAGTCGTCCACATAATGCTTTCGAATGATGGCGTCGGCTGCTTCCGGGTGCACTTTCGAATGCTCTTGcgcatttaaatttttcacgAACTGCGCCGAACAAGGGGAGCAGGTAGCTCCAAAAGTAGCAACGTCCATCAAATAAACGTCAGGTGGTGATGACGAGTTTTCCCGCCAGAGCAGTCGTTGAGCGTGCCGATCTTCCTTCCGAATTTGAATCTGGTGAAACATTTCCATCAGGTCAGCCCATAAAGCAACTCGCTTCTCACGAAATCCGAAAAGAACATTCAGCAACGTACTCAACAGGTCTGGTCCTTTGAGCAGCATCGTGTTGAGCGAAATACCTTCGACCGTTGCTGCAGCATCGCAGAATATACGAATTTTTGATGGTTTTTTAGGATTAATAACTACACCCAAGGGTAAGTACCAGGTCCGTCGTGGGTCAGCCTCGTCCAATTCCGCCTGGGTCGCTTTGTGTATATACCCTTTCTCCTGGTACTCCAACAACTGCCTCCTCACACTTTCACCGATGAGCAAGTCTTTCTGCATACGCCTTTCCAAACACTGCAAT
This genomic window contains:
- the LOC131429175 gene encoding uncharacterized protein LOC131429175 is translated as MSTFDPAGFLCFFLIHGKILIQDLWRAKTGWDESIPVNLRDKWRRWTELFRSLDQISIPRCYFPKASIKDIISLQLHIYVDASEDAYACVGYLRAVFRNEIRVALVGGKSKVAPLKAHSIPRLELMAAVIGVRFAKTVLSGHSLDIGKVVFWTDSKVVLAWINSDHRKYRQFVACRVGEILSKSKVEQWRWISTRKNVADEATKWGKGPNLSSNSRWFRGEDDLYLPEEQWTAIMLTDNESTDEELRSSCMVHRETVVPQLVAWERFSKWMRLCRTVAYVHRYSQNLRRTASKEQRLVGPLSQEELDKGEKTIFRWIQSECYSDEMRALALAGNSANQQIRLEKSSKIRKLSPYLDNSGIIRSDSRIAAAAFASYDTRFPVVLPKAHWATRLLVEWYHSKYLHANGETIVNEMRQRFHISRLRSFVRKVAKDCVECKVKKPVPMIPRMAPLPAARLRAYVRPFSYIGIDYFGPITVKINRSIAKRWVALITCMTTRAVHLEIVYTLSTESCKLTIRRFIGRRGAPLEIRSDRGTNFVGSRNELEQEMNEIDRQLAETFTNATTRWILNPPGAPHMGGAWERLVRSVKTAFAAISTSRTPNEETLATLLVEAESVVNSRPLTYIPLETAQQEALTPNHFLLSSSSGVIQPPRTLGDPKQACRNEWNLCRVMIDQFWSRWVREYLPTIARRTKWFDEERPIAVGDLVIIVEEKIRNGWTRGRVVQVVAGRDGRVREAVIQTARGLFRRPVAKLARLDIAVGKTGPEVPDQPYGSGNCYG